Proteins encoded together in one Coffea arabica cultivar ET-39 chromosome 2c, Coffea Arabica ET-39 HiFi, whole genome shotgun sequence window:
- the LOC113726862 gene encoding cationic amino acid transporter 9, chloroplastic isoform X2, with the protein MSSNDLSSSSSSPMSCLGHFCSSALRAKPLAPPSSETSVRTNSGQGLIRRLSLFDMILLGIGASIGAGIFVITGTVARDAGPGVTISFIIAGASCVLNALCYAELASRFPAVVGGAYLYTYTAFNELTAFLVFGQLMLDYHIGAASIARSLAGYVVSLLELIPSLRDNIPAWVGHGQDISGVLSINVLAPILLVLLTIVLCWGVGESSIVNSVMTVTKVAIVFVVIIVGAFKVDVSNWTPFAPNGFGAILTGATVVFFAYVGFDAVANSAEESRRPQRDLPLGIMGSLLVCVVLYVGVCLVITGMVPYQFLGEDAPLAEAFKSKGLNFVAVLISFGAVAGLTTTLLVGLYVQSRLYLGIGRDGLLPSIFSKVHPTRHTPIYSQIWAGIIAMVLAGLLNIHVLSHILSVGSLTGYSVVSACVITLRWKDKNTSRFSTRWISKRGEGIICLVTIACCGFASGCIFRFGASFIFVIVAAVIAILAALALHFWQIYTDPPGFSCPGVPIMPAICIFLNIFLFAQLHYEAWVRFVVLSIIMVGIYAFYGQYHANPEQGVSLV; encoded by the exons ATGATCTTTCATCATCTTCCTCATCGCCGATGTCATGCTTGGGTCACTTCTGCTCATCGGCTCTCAGAGCCAAACCTCTGGCTCCGCCGTCGTCGGAGACTTCCGTTCGTACAAACTCTGGCCAAGGCCTCATCCGTCGTCTCAGCCTCTTTGACATGATTCTCCTAGGCATTGGCGCCTCCATTGGTGCCGGCATCTTCGTCATCACCGGCACAGTTGCTCGCGACGCTGGCCCCG GGGTCACAATTAGCTTCATTATTGCTGGAGCATCTTGTGTGCTTAATGCACTCTGTTATGCTGAGCTAGCTTCTCGATTTCCTGCAGTTGTTGGAGGAGCTTACTTATACACCTACACAGCTTTCAATGAGCTGACTGCATTTCTCGTGTTTGGTCAATTGATGCTTGACTACCACATTGGTGCAGCCAGTATAGCCCGTAGCTTGGCAGGTTATGTAGTTTCATTACTTGAGCTCATTCCATCTCTCAGAGATAATATCCCTGCCTGGGTGGGGCATGGTCAAGATATTTCTGGAGTATTATCTATAAATGTGCTTGCTCCGATTCTGCTAGTACTTCTGACTATAGTCCTATGCTGGGGCGTAGGAGAATCTTCTATTGTAAACTCTGTCATGACGGTCACAAAG GTAGCCATTGTTTTTGTTGTCATCATTGTTGGAGCTTTTAAGGTGGATGTTTCAAATTGGACGCCTTTTGCTCCAAATGGTTTTGGAGCAATACTGACTGGAGCAACTGTTGTATTCTTTGCATATGTTGGATTTGATGCAGTTGCTAATTCTGCTGAAGAATCGAGGAGACCACAG CGGGACTTACCATTAGGCATAATGGGGAGCCTTCTCGTCTGTGTTGTATTATATGTTGGTGTTTGCTTGGTGATTACTGGAATGGTCCCTTACCAATTTCTTGGAGAAGATGCTCCTTTGGCTGAAGCTTTTAAATCCAAGGGCCTAAATTTTGTAGCTGTCctaatcagctttggtgctgTTGCTGGACTGACTACCACCCTTCTGGTTGGGCTTTACGTTCAG TCACGACTGTATCTTGGGATTGGAAGGGATGGCTTGCTTCCATCAATTTTTTCTAAAGTGCATCCAACTCGGCATACCCCCATTTATTCGCAAATCTGGGCTGGTATTATTGCTATGGTGTTGGCTGGGCTCTTAAATATACATGTACTCTCACATATTCTCTCTGTTGGTTCACTG ACGGGCTATTCTGTTGTTTCAGCATGTGTGATAACTCTCCGCTGGAAGGATAAGAATACAAGTAGGTTTTCTACTAGGTGGATTTCAAAGAGAGGAGAAGGAATCATTTGCCTCGTAACAATAGCCTGTTGTGGTTTTGCTAGTGGTTGCATTTTCCGTTTTGGtgcttcatttatttttgtcatTGTAGCTGCAGTTATCGCAATCCTTGCTGCTCTTGCTCTTCACTTCTGGCAG ATTTATACAGATCCACCTGGTTTTTCTTGTCCTGGAGTTCCTATTATGCCAGCTATATGCATTTTTCTCAACATTTTTCTGTTTGCCCAG TTACATTATGAAGCCTGGGTCAGATTTGTTGTTCTGAGCATCATTATGGTTGGTATTTATGCATTCTATGGGCAGTATCATGCTAATCCT gAACAGGGAGTTTCACTCGTTTAA
- the LOC113726862 gene encoding cationic amino acid transporter 9, chloroplastic isoform X3, with translation MSSNDLSSSSSSPMSCLGHFCSSALRAKPLAPPSSETSVRTNSGQGLIRRLSLFDMILLGIGASIGAGIFVITGTVARDAGPGVTISFIIAGASCVLNALCYAELASRFPAVVGGAYLYTYTAFNELTAFLVFGQLMLDYHIGAASIARSLAGYVVSLLELIPSLRDNIPAWVGHGQDISGVLSINVLAPILLVLLTIVLCWGVGESSIVNSVMTVTKVAIVFVVIIVGAFKVDVSNWTPFAPNGFGAILTGATVVFFAYVGFDAVANSAEESRRPQRDLPLGIMGSLLVCVVLYVGVCLVITGMVPYQFLGEDAPLAEAFKSKGLNFVAVLISFGAVAGLTTTLLVGLYVQTGYSVVSACVITLRWKDKNTSRFSTRWISKRGEGIICLVTIACCGFASGCIFRFGASFIFVIVAAVIAILAALALHFWQIYTDPPGFSCPGVPIMPAICIFLNIFLFAQLHYEAWVRFVVLSIIMVGIYAFYGQYHANPVSSDTSIVYHRAPAEETK, from the exons ATGATCTTTCATCATCTTCCTCATCGCCGATGTCATGCTTGGGTCACTTCTGCTCATCGGCTCTCAGAGCCAAACCTCTGGCTCCGCCGTCGTCGGAGACTTCCGTTCGTACAAACTCTGGCCAAGGCCTCATCCGTCGTCTCAGCCTCTTTGACATGATTCTCCTAGGCATTGGCGCCTCCATTGGTGCCGGCATCTTCGTCATCACCGGCACAGTTGCTCGCGACGCTGGCCCCG GGGTCACAATTAGCTTCATTATTGCTGGAGCATCTTGTGTGCTTAATGCACTCTGTTATGCTGAGCTAGCTTCTCGATTTCCTGCAGTTGTTGGAGGAGCTTACTTATACACCTACACAGCTTTCAATGAGCTGACTGCATTTCTCGTGTTTGGTCAATTGATGCTTGACTACCACATTGGTGCAGCCAGTATAGCCCGTAGCTTGGCAGGTTATGTAGTTTCATTACTTGAGCTCATTCCATCTCTCAGAGATAATATCCCTGCCTGGGTGGGGCATGGTCAAGATATTTCTGGAGTATTATCTATAAATGTGCTTGCTCCGATTCTGCTAGTACTTCTGACTATAGTCCTATGCTGGGGCGTAGGAGAATCTTCTATTGTAAACTCTGTCATGACGGTCACAAAG GTAGCCATTGTTTTTGTTGTCATCATTGTTGGAGCTTTTAAGGTGGATGTTTCAAATTGGACGCCTTTTGCTCCAAATGGTTTTGGAGCAATACTGACTGGAGCAACTGTTGTATTCTTTGCATATGTTGGATTTGATGCAGTTGCTAATTCTGCTGAAGAATCGAGGAGACCACAG CGGGACTTACCATTAGGCATAATGGGGAGCCTTCTCGTCTGTGTTGTATTATATGTTGGTGTTTGCTTGGTGATTACTGGAATGGTCCCTTACCAATTTCTTGGAGAAGATGCTCCTTTGGCTGAAGCTTTTAAATCCAAGGGCCTAAATTTTGTAGCTGTCctaatcagctttggtgctgTTGCTGGACTGACTACCACCCTTCTGGTTGGGCTTTACGTTCAG ACGGGCTATTCTGTTGTTTCAGCATGTGTGATAACTCTCCGCTGGAAGGATAAGAATACAAGTAGGTTTTCTACTAGGTGGATTTCAAAGAGAGGAGAAGGAATCATTTGCCTCGTAACAATAGCCTGTTGTGGTTTTGCTAGTGGTTGCATTTTCCGTTTTGGtgcttcatttatttttgtcatTGTAGCTGCAGTTATCGCAATCCTTGCTGCTCTTGCTCTTCACTTCTGGCAG ATTTATACAGATCCACCTGGTTTTTCTTGTCCTGGAGTTCCTATTATGCCAGCTATATGCATTTTTCTCAACATTTTTCTGTTTGCCCAG TTACATTATGAAGCCTGGGTCAGATTTGTTGTTCTGAGCATCATTATGGTTGGTATTTATGCATTCTATGGGCAGTATCATGCTAATCCTGTAAGTTCAGATACATCAATTGTCTATCATAGGGCCCCTGCAGAAGAAACTAAATAG
- the LOC113726862 gene encoding cationic amino acid transporter 9, chloroplastic isoform X1 encodes MSSNDLSSSSSSPMSCLGHFCSSALRAKPLAPPSSETSVRTNSGQGLIRRLSLFDMILLGIGASIGAGIFVITGTVARDAGPGVTISFIIAGASCVLNALCYAELASRFPAVVGGAYLYTYTAFNELTAFLVFGQLMLDYHIGAASIARSLAGYVVSLLELIPSLRDNIPAWVGHGQDISGVLSINVLAPILLVLLTIVLCWGVGESSIVNSVMTVTKVAIVFVVIIVGAFKVDVSNWTPFAPNGFGAILTGATVVFFAYVGFDAVANSAEESRRPQRDLPLGIMGSLLVCVVLYVGVCLVITGMVPYQFLGEDAPLAEAFKSKGLNFVAVLISFGAVAGLTTTLLVGLYVQSRLYLGIGRDGLLPSIFSKVHPTRHTPIYSQIWAGIIAMVLAGLLNIHVLSHILSVGSLTGYSVVSACVITLRWKDKNTSRFSTRWISKRGEGIICLVTIACCGFASGCIFRFGASFIFVIVAAVIAILAALALHFWQIYTDPPGFSCPGVPIMPAICIFLNIFLFAQLHYEAWVRFVVLSIIMVGIYAFYGQYHANPVSSDTSIVYHRAPAEETK; translated from the exons ATGATCTTTCATCATCTTCCTCATCGCCGATGTCATGCTTGGGTCACTTCTGCTCATCGGCTCTCAGAGCCAAACCTCTGGCTCCGCCGTCGTCGGAGACTTCCGTTCGTACAAACTCTGGCCAAGGCCTCATCCGTCGTCTCAGCCTCTTTGACATGATTCTCCTAGGCATTGGCGCCTCCATTGGTGCCGGCATCTTCGTCATCACCGGCACAGTTGCTCGCGACGCTGGCCCCG GGGTCACAATTAGCTTCATTATTGCTGGAGCATCTTGTGTGCTTAATGCACTCTGTTATGCTGAGCTAGCTTCTCGATTTCCTGCAGTTGTTGGAGGAGCTTACTTATACACCTACACAGCTTTCAATGAGCTGACTGCATTTCTCGTGTTTGGTCAATTGATGCTTGACTACCACATTGGTGCAGCCAGTATAGCCCGTAGCTTGGCAGGTTATGTAGTTTCATTACTTGAGCTCATTCCATCTCTCAGAGATAATATCCCTGCCTGGGTGGGGCATGGTCAAGATATTTCTGGAGTATTATCTATAAATGTGCTTGCTCCGATTCTGCTAGTACTTCTGACTATAGTCCTATGCTGGGGCGTAGGAGAATCTTCTATTGTAAACTCTGTCATGACGGTCACAAAG GTAGCCATTGTTTTTGTTGTCATCATTGTTGGAGCTTTTAAGGTGGATGTTTCAAATTGGACGCCTTTTGCTCCAAATGGTTTTGGAGCAATACTGACTGGAGCAACTGTTGTATTCTTTGCATATGTTGGATTTGATGCAGTTGCTAATTCTGCTGAAGAATCGAGGAGACCACAG CGGGACTTACCATTAGGCATAATGGGGAGCCTTCTCGTCTGTGTTGTATTATATGTTGGTGTTTGCTTGGTGATTACTGGAATGGTCCCTTACCAATTTCTTGGAGAAGATGCTCCTTTGGCTGAAGCTTTTAAATCCAAGGGCCTAAATTTTGTAGCTGTCctaatcagctttggtgctgTTGCTGGACTGACTACCACCCTTCTGGTTGGGCTTTACGTTCAG TCACGACTGTATCTTGGGATTGGAAGGGATGGCTTGCTTCCATCAATTTTTTCTAAAGTGCATCCAACTCGGCATACCCCCATTTATTCGCAAATCTGGGCTGGTATTATTGCTATGGTGTTGGCTGGGCTCTTAAATATACATGTACTCTCACATATTCTCTCTGTTGGTTCACTG ACGGGCTATTCTGTTGTTTCAGCATGTGTGATAACTCTCCGCTGGAAGGATAAGAATACAAGTAGGTTTTCTACTAGGTGGATTTCAAAGAGAGGAGAAGGAATCATTTGCCTCGTAACAATAGCCTGTTGTGGTTTTGCTAGTGGTTGCATTTTCCGTTTTGGtgcttcatttatttttgtcatTGTAGCTGCAGTTATCGCAATCCTTGCTGCTCTTGCTCTTCACTTCTGGCAG ATTTATACAGATCCACCTGGTTTTTCTTGTCCTGGAGTTCCTATTATGCCAGCTATATGCATTTTTCTCAACATTTTTCTGTTTGCCCAG TTACATTATGAAGCCTGGGTCAGATTTGTTGTTCTGAGCATCATTATGGTTGGTATTTATGCATTCTATGGGCAGTATCATGCTAATCCTGTAAGTTCAGATACATCAATTGTCTATCATAGGGCCCCTGCAGAAGAAACTAAATAG